The Gemmatimonadota bacterium genome contains a region encoding:
- a CDS encoding sigma-70 family RNA polymerase sigma factor yields the protein MAVDWEAVYRESWSDLVGYLYHKVWDEERARDLAQEAFVRALHTQPDSPRSWLFTIAANLARDEARGAVRRRRHLMLLEAQAPAAEPARDVLGDMEREEQSRRVRVALDALKDRDREVLLLHQAGLDYGEIATRSGLSKGSVGTTLSRARRRLLEAYQETEEGRDAARG from the coding sequence ATGGCCGTCGACTGGGAAGCCGTCTACCGGGAATCGTGGAGCGATCTCGTGGGCTACCTCTACCACAAGGTGTGGGACGAGGAGCGCGCGCGGGACCTCGCCCAGGAGGCGTTCGTGCGTGCTTTGCACACCCAACCGGACAGCCCCCGCTCGTGGCTCTTCACCATCGCCGCGAATCTGGCCCGCGACGAGGCGCGCGGGGCGGTCAGGCGGCGCAGGCACTTGATGTTGCTCGAAGCTCAGGCGCCGGCCGCCGAGCCCGCCCGGGATGTGCTCGGCGACATGGAGCGCGAGGAACAGTCTCGCCGGGTGCGCGTGGCGCTGGACGCGCTGAAGGATCGGGACCGCGAGGTCCTGCTGCTGCACCAGGCCGGGCTGGACTACGGGGAGATCGCGACCCGCAGCGGGCTGTCGAAGGGGTCCGTCGGCACCACGCTGTCGCGGGCCCGCAGGCGCCTGCTCGAGGCGTATCAGGAGACCGAGGAGGGAAGAGATGCCGCACGCGGATGA
- a CDS encoding zf-HC2 domain-containing protein — translation MPHADEGRLHAYLDGALHAEDPAAARDLERHLEACADCSARLQAEREVREGASALLGAALPPSVAAPPPWEEILQRAGPSEAGAAGGGGGGEPSGLEGDRATPSLGFRWLPAGRRLAWAASVVLALGVGWWSHAFLGVEPFEARGTDDTFIDAEAAAGAPASEVDLLDAEEGPETPEDRPVGTAPAAAAANEARAAEDRTEDTAGAAPGQRQRAVLESAPAPDRDGPAELRDAARAAPAEAQREADLSGARADESFERAEGDGLAKSTDSAAVPLEQLIIEAGPRQGLADTAGVVDSLGRRLFAADTVVIDRRADLRVHVEGETMPQLAEASAQWRDVDRLEARELLGSAPLGVRGAETIALSWGSGGKTLRVTQRLEDGALIDLYEWAVGGAAAGDAQFRSSTGDSMAPRDDDFALGGERAALPVVTRDGLRVTAAGTADAAVLRLLLEALEPLDPAP, via the coding sequence ATGCCGCACGCGGATGAGGGGCGGCTGCACGCGTACCTGGACGGGGCGCTCCACGCGGAGGACCCCGCCGCCGCGCGTGACCTCGAGCGGCACCTGGAGGCCTGCGCCGACTGTAGCGCGCGCCTGCAGGCCGAGCGGGAGGTGCGCGAGGGCGCGAGCGCGCTCCTGGGCGCCGCGCTGCCGCCCTCGGTGGCCGCGCCCCCGCCCTGGGAGGAAATCCTGCAGCGCGCGGGTCCGAGCGAGGCGGGCGCAGCCGGTGGTGGTGGCGGCGGCGAACCGTCCGGGCTCGAGGGCGACCGAGCGACACCGTCCCTGGGGTTCCGCTGGCTGCCCGCCGGACGCCGTCTGGCGTGGGCGGCCAGCGTCGTGCTCGCGCTGGGAGTCGGCTGGTGGTCCCACGCGTTCCTGGGCGTGGAACCGTTCGAGGCTCGGGGCACCGACGACACGTTCATCGACGCGGAGGCGGCCGCGGGCGCGCCCGCGTCGGAGGTCGATCTCCTGGACGCGGAAGAAGGTCCGGAGACGCCAGAGGACCGTCCGGTGGGGACGGCGCCAGCTGCCGCCGCTGCCAACGAAGCTCGCGCCGCCGAGGACCGCACCGAGGACACCGCGGGCGCCGCCCCCGGTCAGCGACAGCGCGCCGTGCTGGAGTCGGCGCCGGCGCCGGACCGGGACGGACCCGCCGAGCTTCGGGATGCGGCGCGCGCGGCGCCCGCCGAGGCCCAGCGCGAAGCCGACCTGAGCGGCGCGCGCGCCGACGAGAGCTTCGAGCGGGCGGAGGGGGACGGGCTCGCCAAGAGTACCGACAGCGCCGCGGTCCCGCTGGAGCAACTCATAATAGAGGCAGGCCCGCGGCAAGGCCTAGCCGACACGGCCGGGGTCGTCGACTCGCTGGGCCGCAGGCTGTTCGCGGCGGACACCGTCGTGATCGACCGCCGAGCGGACCTGAGGGTGCATGTGGAGGGCGAGACGATGCCGCAGCTTGCCGAGGCGAGCGCGCAATGGCGGGACGTCGACCGGTTGGAGGCGCGAGAGCTGCTCGGGAGCGCACCCTTGGGCGTGCGCGGGGCCGAAACCATCGCGCTGTCATGGGGGAGCGGGGGCAAGACCCTGCGCGTGACTCAGCGCTTGGAAGACGGCGCGTTGATCGACCTCTACGAGTGGGCCGTCGGCGGCGCGGCGGCAGGTGACGCCCAGTTCAGATCGAGCACGGGCGACTCGATGGCCCCTCGCGACGACGACTTTGCCCTGGGAGGCGAGCGGGCCGCGCTTCCCGTGGTGACGCGAGACGGACTCCGCGTTACCGCCGCGGGCACGGCGGACGCTGCGGTCTTGAGACTCCTGCTGGAAGCGTTGGAACCTCTGGACCCTGCGCCCTGA
- a CDS encoding DUF4230 domain-containing protein — translation MIDPGGRSHPLSGGADEAPAGVPGDGPRRPPPFARGRSRWVGLLAAVALTAIAVVLVLRAMRMLRPTSEEIRGAVYAAIQRESAETFLVTGFVDLTATTTVRNTKRLLPGIIGLNLGTTSATVRMPGRVSYGVDLAGFRLEHIRIGPDTSVTVTVSPPAVWAIEPVLEDMEVETDVGWARLYSRSGRQVEQEAIRLMETALRAQGEAHLRDSDQPRRNTARAVQGILGPTLAAAGVHAPRIVVLFSDRPSIPTEVIE, via the coding sequence GTGATCGATCCAGGCGGCCGGTCCCACCCCCTCTCGGGAGGTGCCGATGAGGCGCCGGCGGGCGTCCCCGGCGACGGGCCTCGCCGCCCTCCCCCCTTTGCGCGCGGGCGCTCGCGCTGGGTCGGGCTTCTCGCCGCGGTCGCGCTCACGGCGATCGCCGTCGTGCTCGTCTTGCGGGCCATGCGTATGCTCCGGCCAACGAGCGAAGAGATTCGCGGCGCTGTCTACGCGGCCATCCAGCGAGAGAGCGCGGAGACGTTCCTGGTGACCGGGTTCGTGGACCTGACGGCGACCACCACCGTGCGCAACACCAAGCGACTGTTGCCGGGCATCATCGGACTGAACCTCGGTACCACGAGCGCGACCGTGCGCATGCCGGGCCGCGTGTCGTACGGCGTGGATCTGGCCGGCTTCCGGCTCGAGCACATCCGGATAGGACCCGACACCTCCGTCACGGTGACGGTCTCACCTCCGGCCGTGTGGGCGATCGAACCCGTGCTCGAGGACATGGAGGTGGAGACCGACGTGGGTTGGGCCCGACTCTACTCGCGCAGCGGCCGCCAGGTGGAGCAGGAGGCCATTCGGCTCATGGAGACCGCGCTACGCGCCCAGGGCGAAGCGCACCTGCGGGATTCGGATCAGCCCCGTCGCAACACGGCTCGGGCCGTGCAGGGGATCCTCGGACCTACGCTCGCCGCGGCGGGAGTGCACGCCCCGCGCATCGTAGTACTATTCAGCGACAGACCGTCCATTCCAACGGAGGTCATAGAATGA
- a CDS encoding amidohydrolase family protein: protein MTPLTRIPGGALAAVGAILLPVSACAQAGADASLPPSSADFAFVGVSVVPMSSEEVQEDRTVLVEDGRIAWIGGADAEVPSGAEVVDAAGMYLMPGLSEMHAHVPPQADQGEFTDQILFLFLANGVTTIRGMLGAPHHLTLRDDLNNGRKLGPRLVTTGPSLNGNSIPTPASARAAVESQAEAGYDLMKIHPGITRETFDTLAATAQRLDMRFAGHVPADVGVHRFMELEGWTIDHLDGYVNALLGEGAPQPQFFGINAIDHVVEDGVAELVRLTAEAGMAQVPTQSLFEDLLLGGSVDELYARDDVRYVPPQVRANWGQAVDNVRALTDADGGRRFVDLRRRLIKELHDAGVTLLLGSDAPQIFNVPGFSMHEELETLVASGLTPYQALRTGTVNVARHLGADDRGTVAEGQAADLILLEANPLESVANVRRIAGVMVQGRWLSAEEIAAGLDEIAEANRSATPEAP, encoded by the coding sequence GTGACGCCACTCACCAGGATCCCCGGGGGCGCGCTCGCCGCCGTCGGCGCCATTCTTCTCCCCGTTTCCGCCTGCGCCCAGGCGGGCGCCGACGCTTCGCTCCCGCCGTCCAGCGCGGACTTCGCGTTCGTGGGAGTCAGCGTCGTGCCGATGTCGTCCGAAGAAGTCCAGGAGGATCGGACCGTGCTTGTGGAGGACGGGCGCATCGCCTGGATCGGCGGGGCAGACGCGGAGGTCCCGTCGGGCGCAGAGGTCGTGGACGCGGCGGGGATGTACCTCATGCCCGGTCTGTCCGAGATGCACGCGCACGTGCCGCCGCAGGCGGACCAGGGCGAGTTCACGGACCAGATCCTGTTCCTGTTTCTGGCCAACGGGGTGACGACCATCCGGGGGATGCTGGGCGCCCCCCACCACCTGACGCTACGAGACGATCTGAACAACGGCCGCAAGCTGGGTCCGCGTCTGGTCACGACCGGTCCCTCGTTGAACGGCAACAGCATTCCGACCCCGGCGTCGGCGCGCGCGGCGGTGGAGTCGCAGGCGGAAGCTGGCTACGACCTGATGAAGATCCACCCCGGCATCACGCGCGAGACGTTCGACACCCTGGCCGCGACCGCCCAGAGGCTGGACATGCGCTTCGCAGGGCACGTTCCGGCGGACGTAGGCGTGCACCGCTTCATGGAGCTGGAGGGCTGGACGATCGACCACCTGGACGGCTACGTGAACGCGTTGCTCGGAGAGGGGGCGCCGCAGCCGCAGTTTTTCGGCATCAATGCCATCGACCACGTGGTCGAGGACGGCGTCGCCGAGCTGGTGCGGCTCACGGCAGAGGCGGGCATGGCGCAGGTGCCGACGCAGAGCCTGTTCGAGGACCTGCTCCTCGGTGGCAGCGTGGATGAGCTCTACGCGCGCGACGACGTGCGCTACGTCCCGCCGCAGGTGCGCGCCAACTGGGGCCAGGCCGTCGACAACGTTCGCGCGCTGACGGACGCGGACGGAGGCCGGCGGTTCGTGGACCTGCGTCGCCGGCTGATCAAGGAGCTGCACGACGCGGGCGTGACGCTGCTGCTGGGTTCGGATGCGCCGCAGATCTTCAACGTTCCGGGGTTCTCGATGCACGAAGAGCTCGAAACGCTGGTGGCGTCGGGCTTGACGCCGTACCAGGCGCTGCGCACCGGTACCGTCAACGTAGCCCGGCACCTGGGCGCGGACGATCGCGGTACCGTGGCCGAGGGGCAGGCCGCGGACCTGATTTTGCTGGAAGCGAATCCGTTGGAAAGCGTGGCCAACGTCCGCCGGATCGCCGGCGTAATGGTACAGGGACGCTGGCTCAGCGCCGAAGAAATAGCGGCGGGGTTGGACGAGATCGCGGAGGCGAACAGATCGGCGACACCGGAAGCCCCCTGA